A stretch of the Psychroserpens sp. Hel_I_66 genome encodes the following:
- a CDS encoding choice-of-anchor J domain-containing protein — MKKVIYLFALVATIFVGCNPFDDINAEIDALPDEPNIGSFEYTLIDADYDRFDLSFGNFGSEDQAKDSIPLLLEELYPLYGEGSSVLVNYKLFVGQAEGVSDYTGATTYQLTNDDYATTGSDAFGFYPNVDPTDEIPAVLASQIADPVDGQLVLATYKQYFETPVVGLANLYQAVFPGDFDNFELISVSGPEALGWTVGAANVQGSGFDGGANTVEEWLISPEIDLTGESDLLFQITQEIDFLGNEALIDILVATDYTTGGDVMAANWTAIDFDKTAYGNLTTSEDFDFSDYDGQQIHVALKYGSIGDDPATPDVDEGDSPRWRVQDFAIRTLGVTGDTDGKGEYFVYNGGSWEEAEGVYYLSDSDYDSMGEGSGQPGAFNNFSSSTPADNYIPTFLGIEYPFAQEEDQIFVVYKYFSSSSGAGIRGNLYTFMSGSWMASQSVIDTSLQFGYTGGEWVPDNTVRYTISGDDYDYIEANYAATPGFEAAVSSMANFGNFDRRDSNPAYWSNDMILTVFSDLLENVIAPTAENGQKYVMTVDIYDGSNGTEDFAFIKDLETGMWRYQTEED, encoded by the coding sequence ATGAAAAAAGTAATTTATTTATTCGCTTTAGTGGCTACGATCTTTGTAGGTTGTAATCCATTTGATGATATCAATGCAGAAATTGATGCACTACCAGACGAGCCTAATATTGGTTCATTTGAGTACACTTTAATCGATGCAGATTATGACCGTTTCGATTTAAGCTTCGGAAATTTTGGTTCTGAGGATCAAGCAAAAGATTCTATTCCATTATTATTGGAAGAATTATATCCATTATATGGTGAAGGATCTTCAGTTTTAGTAAACTATAAACTTTTTGTAGGACAAGCTGAAGGTGTAAGCGATTATACAGGAGCTACAACTTACCAATTAACAAATGACGATTATGCAACAACTGGAAGTGATGCTTTTGGATTTTATCCTAATGTTGATCCAACAGATGAGATTCCTGCAGTATTAGCTTCTCAAATTGCAGATCCTGTTGATGGACAATTGGTTTTAGCAACTTACAAGCAATATTTTGAAACTCCAGTAGTTGGTTTGGCTAATTTGTACCAAGCTGTTTTTCCTGGAGACTTTGATAATTTTGAACTAATTTCAGTATCTGGCCCAGAAGCATTAGGATGGACTGTAGGAGCTGCAAACGTTCAAGGTTCTGGTTTTGATGGTGGAGCAAATACAGTTGAAGAATGGTTGATTTCACCAGAAATTGATTTAACTGGTGAATCTGATTTATTATTTCAAATTACTCAAGAAATTGATTTTTTAGGTAATGAGGCTTTAATTGACATATTAGTGGCTACAGACTACACAACAGGTGGTGATGTCATGGCAGCAAACTGGACAGCAATTGATTTTGATAAAACTGCCTACGGAAATTTAACAACATCTGAAGATTTTGATTTTTCAGATTATGATGGTCAACAAATTCATGTTGCTTTGAAATATGGTTCGATTGGAGACGATCCAGCTACACCAGATGTTGATGAAGGAGATTCTCCAAGATGGAGAGTACAGGATTTTGCAATTAGAACATTAGGTGTTACTGGAGATACAGATGGTAAAGGCGAATACTTTGTTTACAATGGTGGTTCTTGGGAAGAAGCAGAAGGTGTGTATTACCTAAGTGATTCAGATTATGATTCTATGGGTGAAGGTTCTGGACAACCAGGAGCTTTCAATAACTTTAGTAGCTCAACTCCTGCAGACAACTATATTCCTACATTTTTAGGCATTGAATATCCATTTGCACAAGAGGAAGATCAAATATTTGTTGTTTACAAGTATTTTTCAAGTAGTAGTGGAGCAGGTATTAGAGGCAACTTATATACCTTTATGAGTGGTTCTTGGATGGCTAGTCAAAGTGTTATTGATACATCTTTACAATTTGGTTATACAGGTGGAGAATGGGTACCAGATAATACAGTGAGATACACAATTAGCGGAGATGATTATGATTATATAGAAGCAAATTATGCTGCTACACCAGGTTTTGAGGCTGCTGTGTCAAGTATGGCTAACTTTGGTAACTTTGATAGAAGAGATTCTAATCCTGCGTATTGGAGTAACGACATGATCTTGACTGTATTTTCAGATCTTTTAGAAAATGTAATTGCACCTACAGCAGAGAACGGTCAAAAATATGTTATGACTGTTGATATTTACGATGGTAGTAACGGAACTGAAGATTTCGCTTTTATCAAAGATTTAGAAACAGGTATGTGGAGATACCAAACGGAAGAAGACTAA
- the pgi gene encoding glucose-6-phosphate isomerase, with protein MALKTVNPTKTTAWSKLQAHFKTIEHTHLKELFAQHTNRANEMTIKWEDFYVDYSKHRVSNETLDLLLELVNEVDLKDAMSKYFAGDVINKTEGREVLHTALRNPKEAKVLVNGENVMPEIFEVKSKIEAFSSKIISGALKSYKNQPFTDVVNIGIGGSDLGPAMVVDALAFYKNQLKTHFVSNVDGDHVNEVIKNLNPETTLFVIVSKTFTTQETLSNANTIREWFLNHAPQEAVSKHFVAVSTNIEKVKDFGIDEDNIFPMWNWVGGRFSLWSAVGLSISLAVGFDNFDKLLLGAHKMDEHFKNEDFDKNIPVISALLSVWYNNFFNAESEAVIPYSQYLNQFATYLQQGIMESNGKSIDRNGDKINYQTGTIIWGEPGTNSQHAFFQLIHQGTKLIPAEFIGFAKSLHGNQDHQDKLMSNFFAQTEALMNGKSEKTVKEELVAQGVSEEQIKELTPFKVFDGNKPTTTFLIDKLTPESLGKLVAMYEHKIFVQGIIWNIFSYDQFGVELGKQLANTILKELNDENVMNNHDGSTQNLIDYYQKMK; from the coding sequence ATGGCATTAAAAACAGTCAACCCAACCAAAACAACTGCTTGGAGCAAATTACAAGCACATTTTAAAACCATAGAACACACACATTTAAAAGAGTTATTTGCCCAACATACCAATAGGGCAAATGAAATGACCATAAAATGGGAAGATTTTTATGTAGATTATTCTAAGCACAGAGTTTCTAATGAAACACTGGATTTGTTACTAGAATTAGTAAACGAAGTTGATCTCAAAGATGCCATGAGCAAATATTTTGCAGGTGACGTCATAAATAAAACTGAAGGACGCGAAGTGTTACATACTGCATTAAGAAATCCCAAAGAAGCTAAGGTTTTGGTCAATGGAGAAAATGTAATGCCAGAAATTTTTGAAGTAAAATCAAAAATCGAAGCGTTTTCTAGTAAGATAATTTCCGGAGCATTAAAAAGTTACAAAAACCAACCGTTTACAGATGTTGTAAATATTGGTATAGGAGGTTCAGATTTAGGTCCTGCAATGGTTGTTGACGCTTTGGCATTTTATAAGAATCAATTAAAAACGCATTTTGTAAGCAACGTTGATGGTGACCATGTTAATGAAGTAATTAAAAATTTAAATCCGGAAACAACCCTTTTTGTCATTGTCTCAAAGACGTTCACAACACAAGAAACCTTATCAAATGCCAATACCATTAGAGAATGGTTTTTAAACCATGCACCTCAAGAAGCAGTCTCAAAACACTTTGTTGCGGTCTCTACAAATATTGAAAAAGTGAAAGATTTCGGGATTGATGAAGATAATATTTTCCCTATGTGGAACTGGGTTGGAGGACGTTTTTCTCTTTGGAGCGCAGTGGGTCTTTCAATCAGTTTAGCAGTCGGTTTTGATAATTTTGACAAGTTATTATTAGGCGCTCATAAAATGGATGAGCATTTTAAAAACGAGGATTTTGATAAAAATATACCCGTAATTTCAGCTCTTTTGAGTGTATGGTATAATAATTTTTTTAATGCTGAAAGTGAAGCTGTCATTCCATATTCGCAATATTTAAACCAATTTGCAACTTACCTTCAGCAAGGTATTATGGAGAGCAACGGAAAAAGTATTGATAGAAATGGCGATAAGATCAACTACCAAACAGGAACCATAATTTGGGGAGAACCAGGTACAAATTCGCAACATGCCTTTTTTCAATTGATTCATCAAGGGACAAAATTAATTCCTGCGGAATTTATCGGTTTTGCAAAATCACTTCATGGCAATCAGGACCATCAAGATAAGCTCATGTCCAATTTCTTTGCCCAAACAGAAGCGTTGATGAACGGTAAATCTGAAAAAACAGTAAAAGAAGAGTTGGTGGCGCAAGGAGTTTCCGAAGAACAAATAAAAGAACTTACCCCTTTTAAGGTTTTTGATGGCAATAAGCCAACAACAACGTTTTTGATAGACAAATTAACACCAGAAAGCTTAGGTAAGTTAGTAGCAATGTACGAGCACAAAATTTTTGTTCAAGGTATTATCTGGAATATTTTTAGCTACGACCAATTTGGAGTAGAATTAGGAAAACAGCTCGCAAATACGATTTTAAAGGAGCTCAATGATGAAAATGTTATGAACAATCATGACGGTTCTACACAAAATCTCATAGATTACTACCAAAAAATGAAGTAA
- a CDS encoding TonB-dependent receptor, which produces MKKFSKCLLVFVVFLCATFAFSQSTVSGKILGSDMNEPLPGANIVEKGTSNGTTTNFDGDFSFTTNASSGELVLTFVGYNSKTISFSGDQDLGTIMLTSSEVGLQEIQIIASVAVDRKTPVAVSTVRAAEIELKLGTQEFPEILKSTPGVYATKTGGGYGDGEIRLRGFNSENVAVMINGVPVNDMENGQVYWSNWAGLGDVTSSMQVQRGLGASKVAVPSIGGTINIISKTTDVEEGGNFYTTIGNDGFRKFGLTYSTGLMENGLAATVSAAKTDGDGYVDGTPFNAVSYFINISKEINDQHKLSFTAFGAKQRHGQRQNPHLVETFRASERGRKYNSDWGYKNGQLTSVEDNFYHKPQISLNHYWDISDKTSLSTAAYVSFGSGGGGGFSGVNKFRFDDDTYRIGVLGPVDLDLIVDENEALGVEGSETILRASRNDHKWYGVLSTLKTDLTDDIVFLGGLDFRGYKGIHFTELTDLLGGQYFSDDSDVNDPTKMAQVGDKILYDNDGKVGWLGAFAQVEYDIKDNLNAFVSVSASNTSYQRVDRFLYLDSDPLQESDKYNFFAYGAKGGASYRFDDKNNVFVNLGYFERAPYFNSIFANRNNTDVNEDAENQKITSFEVGYGHRGDKLSANVNVYHTTWNDRTEFVSFPGQEEGTRNFANILGVNAVHQGIEVDFVYKATPQLSITGMASLGDWRWQNNVENVQIFDEENNEVGDPINIFIEDLHVGNAAQTTFALGTNYNLTAKTIFTIDYNYFADIYADYDPSNRTTPGPDAWKLPSYGIFDAAIRHEFKFGNFDAALTGRINNVFDTEYIADARDGADSDVFTSRVFYGFGRTFSVGAKLNF; this is translated from the coding sequence ATGAAAAAATTTTCAAAATGTTTATTGGTATTTGTAGTTTTTTTGTGCGCTACATTTGCATTTTCCCAAAGCACAGTATCTGGTAAAATTTTAGGATCAGATATGAACGAACCTTTACCAGGAGCTAATATCGTGGAGAAAGGAACCTCAAATGGTACAACTACCAATTTTGACGGTGATTTTTCATTTACTACGAATGCATCTTCTGGAGAATTGGTATTAACATTTGTTGGTTACAACTCTAAAACGATCTCTTTTTCTGGAGATCAAGATTTAGGTACAATTATGTTAACTTCAAGTGAAGTTGGTTTACAGGAAATTCAAATTATTGCATCTGTTGCAGTTGATAGAAAAACACCTGTCGCTGTATCTACAGTAAGAGCAGCAGAGATTGAATTAAAATTGGGAACTCAGGAATTTCCTGAAATTCTAAAATCTACTCCAGGTGTTTACGCTACAAAAACTGGAGGTGGTTATGGTGATGGTGAAATAAGACTTCGTGGTTTTAATTCTGAAAACGTTGCGGTAATGATCAACGGTGTACCTGTAAATGACATGGAAAACGGGCAAGTTTACTGGTCTAACTGGGCTGGTTTAGGTGATGTTACGAGCTCGATGCAAGTACAACGTGGACTTGGTGCTTCTAAAGTTGCTGTACCTTCTATTGGTGGTACAATTAATATTATCTCTAAAACGACAGACGTTGAAGAAGGTGGAAACTTTTACACAACTATAGGTAATGACGGTTTTAGAAAGTTTGGTTTGACCTACTCAACTGGGTTGATGGAAAATGGTTTGGCAGCAACAGTGTCTGCAGCTAAAACAGATGGAGATGGTTATGTTGATGGCACACCATTTAACGCTGTTTCTTATTTTATTAATATTTCAAAAGAAATTAATGATCAGCATAAATTATCATTTACTGCTTTTGGAGCTAAACAACGTCACGGTCAAAGACAAAACCCGCACTTGGTAGAAACTTTTAGAGCAAGTGAGAGAGGAAGAAAATACAACTCAGATTGGGGTTATAAGAACGGACAGCTTACAAGTGTAGAAGATAACTTTTACCATAAGCCACAAATTTCTTTAAACCATTATTGGGATATTAGTGATAAAACAAGTTTATCCACTGCAGCTTATGTGTCTTTTGGCTCTGGTGGTGGAGGTGGATTTAGTGGAGTTAATAAATTCCGTTTTGATGATGATACTTATAGAATCGGTGTTTTAGGTCCTGTAGATCTTGATTTAATCGTAGATGAAAATGAAGCTTTAGGTGTTGAGGGTTCTGAAACCATTTTAAGAGCATCTCGTAATGATCATAAGTGGTACGGAGTACTTTCTACATTAAAAACTGATCTTACTGATGACATCGTGTTTTTAGGAGGTTTAGATTTTAGAGGTTATAAAGGAATTCACTTTACTGAATTAACAGATTTACTTGGAGGTCAGTACTTTTCTGATGACTCCGATGTAAACGACCCAACTAAAATGGCACAAGTAGGGGACAAAATATTATATGATAACGATGGTAAAGTTGGATGGCTTGGGGCTTTTGCTCAAGTAGAGTACGATATTAAAGACAATTTAAATGCATTTGTATCTGTTTCTGCATCAAACACATCTTACCAGAGAGTTGACCGTTTTCTTTATCTAGATAGTGATCCATTACAAGAATCTGACAAATACAACTTCTTTGCTTATGGTGCAAAAGGAGGAGCAAGCTATAGATTTGATGATAAAAACAACGTGTTTGTTAACTTAGGTTATTTTGAAAGAGCACCTTATTTCAATTCTATATTCGCTAATAGAAACAACACAGATGTAAATGAAGATGCCGAAAATCAAAAAATTACAAGTTTTGAGGTAGGATACGGTCACAGAGGTGATAAACTATCTGCTAACGTTAACGTTTACCACACAACTTGGAATGATAGAACAGAGTTTGTAAGTTTCCCAGGACAAGAAGAAGGAACTCGTAATTTTGCAAATATATTAGGTGTAAATGCTGTTCACCAAGGGATTGAGGTTGATTTTGTTTATAAGGCAACACCTCAATTATCAATTACAGGTATGGCATCTCTTGGAGATTGGAGATGGCAAAACAATGTTGAAAATGTTCAAATTTTTGATGAAGAAAACAATGAGGTTGGAGATCCAATTAACATTTTTATTGAAGATTTACATGTTGGTAATGCAGCTCAAACAACTTTTGCCTTGGGTACTAATTACAATTTAACTGCTAAAACAATTTTCACAATAGATTATAACTACTTCGCAGATATCTATGCAGATTATGATCCAAGTAACCGTACGACTCCTGGTCCAGATGCATGGAAATTACCAAGTTATGGTATTTTTGATGCAGCAATAAGACATGAATTCAAATTTGGTAACTTTGATGCTGCTTTAACAGGTAGAATAAACAACGTATTTGATACAGAATATATCGCAGATGCTCGTGATGGAGCAGATTCAGATGTGTTTACCTCTCGAGTATTTTACGGTTTTGGAAGAACATTTAGCGTTGGAGCAAAACTTAATTTTTAA
- a CDS encoding M23 family metallopeptidase, whose product MQLKQLLIATVLFIGVFSCKDEEKTIAEPLPEIIEPEPIKEFGFVLDDYIVKRDTIKSGDSFGEILERNHIGYPRIFNIAEKAKDSFDIRNLKAGKPYTLLCAKDSLQTPQCFIYQPNSIDYVVIKFADSIIAYNERKPISIVQKEASGIVMNNLSETMEQQGLPYTLINDMSDIYAWTINFFKLQKGDRFKIVYNQRFIEDTIPAGIQSIDAAYFKHKDQSFYAFNFEVDSVKNISDYFDENAKSLRRTFLKAPVQFSRISSRYNLNRRIAYYGYKLRPHKGTDFAAPIGTPILATANGTVEESTRRGGNGKYVKIKHSPTYSTQYLHMKNQNVKKGQFVKQGDVIGWVGMTGNTGGPHVCYRFWKNGKQVDPFKEKLPEAESIPDSLKPRYTDFIKPLKSQLDNIQFKDNKIDIPSEEETLTSNIQ is encoded by the coding sequence ATGCAACTAAAACAATTATTAATAGCAACCGTATTATTCATAGGAGTGTTTTCTTGTAAAGATGAAGAGAAAACAATAGCAGAACCTTTACCAGAAATTATAGAGCCAGAACCTATCAAGGAATTTGGTTTTGTTCTTGATGATTATATCGTAAAACGAGATACCATTAAAAGTGGAGATAGTTTTGGTGAAATATTAGAACGCAATCACATTGGTTATCCGAGAATTTTCAATATTGCAGAAAAAGCAAAAGACAGTTTTGATATTAGAAACCTAAAAGCAGGCAAGCCTTACACGCTGTTGTGCGCTAAAGATTCATTACAAACACCGCAGTGTTTCATCTATCAGCCAAATAGTATTGATTATGTCGTAATCAAATTTGCAGATTCTATAATTGCTTATAATGAGAGAAAGCCTATAAGTATCGTTCAAAAAGAAGCATCGGGTATTGTAATGAATAATCTATCCGAAACTATGGAGCAACAAGGCTTGCCTTACACGCTTATAAATGACATGAGTGATATCTATGCATGGACAATTAACTTTTTCAAGCTCCAAAAAGGTGACCGATTTAAGATTGTTTACAACCAGCGTTTTATAGAAGACACTATTCCTGCAGGAATTCAAAGTATAGATGCAGCTTACTTTAAGCATAAAGACCAATCATTTTACGCCTTTAATTTTGAAGTAGATAGTGTAAAGAATATTTCAGATTATTTTGATGAAAATGCTAAAAGTCTAAGGCGAACATTCTTAAAAGCACCAGTTCAATTTAGTAGAATTTCCTCGCGTTACAACCTCAATCGTCGTATTGCCTATTATGGTTACAAATTGAGACCTCACAAAGGAACCGATTTTGCAGCACCAATAGGAACACCCATTTTAGCAACCGCAAACGGAACAGTAGAAGAATCCACCAGACGAGGTGGAAACGGTAAATACGTAAAAATAAAGCACAGCCCAACGTATAGTACACAGTACCTGCACATGAAGAACCAAAACGTTAAAAAAGGACAATTTGTAAAACAAGGAGATGTCATTGGTTGGGTTGGTATGACAGGAAATACAGGTGGTCCGCACGTATGCTATCGCTTTTGGAAAAACGGAAAACAAGTAGACCCTTTCAAAGAAAAATTACCAGAAGCAGAGTCCATTCCAGATTCTTTAAAACCTAGATATACCGATTTTATCAAACCTCTAAAATCCCAACTTGATAACATTCAATTCAAAGATAATAAAATAGATATTCCTTCGGAAGAAGAAACACTTACCAGCAACATACAATAA
- the hppD gene encoding 4-hydroxyphenylpyruvate dioxygenase — protein MAKEVKSVDYGLEKIFDGAQDFLPLLGTDYVEFYVGNAKQSAHFYKTAFGFQSFAYRGLETGSRDSVSYVLKQDKIRLVLTTPLTSKSKINDHIVKHGDGVKVVALWVDDARKSYEETTKRGAKSYMEPTVEKDEFGEVVRAGIYTYGETVHMFVERKNYKGKFMPGFVEWESDYNPESVGLKYIDHMVGNVGWGQMNTWVKWYEDVMGFVNFLSFDDKQIHTEYSALMSKVMSNGNGRIKFPINEPAKAAKKSQIEEYLDFYEDSGVQHIAVATDDIIKTVDQLKARGVEFLPPPPQAYYDDIPRRLGVHMDMMKEDIKELQKLSILVDADEEGYLLQIFTKPVEDRPTLFFEIIQRMGAQGFGAGNFKALFESIEREQAKRGTL, from the coding sequence GTCGATTACGGATTAGAAAAGATTTTCGACGGAGCCCAAGATTTTTTACCGTTATTAGGTACAGATTACGTAGAATTTTACGTTGGTAATGCAAAACAATCTGCGCATTTCTATAAAACAGCATTCGGTTTTCAATCCTTTGCATATAGAGGTTTAGAAACAGGATCTCGAGATTCAGTAAGTTACGTACTTAAGCAAGATAAAATTAGATTAGTACTTACCACACCATTAACCAGTAAGTCAAAAATTAATGATCATATTGTAAAACATGGAGATGGCGTAAAAGTAGTTGCGCTTTGGGTAGATGATGCCAGAAAATCGTACGAGGAAACCACAAAAAGAGGAGCAAAATCCTATATGGAGCCAACCGTAGAAAAGGACGAGTTTGGTGAAGTTGTAAGAGCAGGAATCTACACATACGGTGAAACGGTTCATATGTTTGTTGAGCGTAAAAACTATAAAGGTAAATTTATGCCAGGTTTTGTGGAATGGGAAAGTGATTACAATCCAGAGTCCGTTGGTCTAAAGTATATTGACCATATGGTGGGTAATGTAGGTTGGGGACAAATGAACACATGGGTAAAATGGTATGAAGATGTGATGGGATTTGTGAATTTCCTATCATTTGACGATAAACAAATTCATACAGAATATTCTGCACTCATGAGTAAAGTAATGAGTAATGGCAATGGTCGTATAAAATTCCCTATAAACGAGCCAGCCAAAGCAGCAAAAAAATCACAAATTGAAGAGTATTTAGATTTTTACGAAGATTCTGGAGTCCAGCATATTGCTGTCGCTACAGATGATATCATAAAAACAGTAGATCAGTTAAAAGCAAGGGGAGTAGAGTTTTTGCCACCACCACCACAAGCGTACTATGATGATATCCCGAGACGTTTGGGTGTGCATATGGACATGATGAAAGAAGATATTAAAGAACTTCAAAAACTATCCATCTTAGTAGATGCAGATGAAGAAGGTTACTTACTTCAAATTTTCACCAAACCAGTTGAAGATAGACCAACACTCTTTTTTGAAATTATACAAAGAATGGGAGCACAAGGTTTTGGTGCTGGTAATTTTAAGGCATTATTTGAATCTATAGAGAGAGAGCAAGCAAAACGAGGTACTTTGTGA
- the gldD gene encoding gliding motility lipoprotein GldD, protein MRIKRLVIPILAVACFSCGNDPLPKPKAMLRLDYEVPKYSKVDVRLPFTFEKNELAEKIKNIKLDGINNSTGVNINYPNMKGTIYLTYKKVNDSNLTTLLRDAQTLTQKHTIKADEIESVLYENPKESVYGMFYEVGGNAASQSQFYVTDSTKHFLTGSLYFYAKPNYDSILPAATYLKNDIKHIMETIEWKE, encoded by the coding sequence ATGAGAATTAAAAGATTAGTTATACCTATTCTGGCAGTTGCATGTTTTTCCTGCGGAAATGACCCGTTACCAAAGCCAAAAGCAATGTTGCGATTAGACTATGAAGTTCCAAAATACTCAAAAGTAGATGTAAGATTACCCTTTACTTTCGAAAAAAATGAACTTGCTGAAAAAATCAAGAACATAAAATTAGATGGTATAAATAACTCTACAGGAGTAAACATCAACTATCCAAATATGAAAGGCACCATTTATCTCACTTACAAAAAGGTAAATGATTCAAATCTCACAACTTTACTGAGAGATGCACAAACGCTCACCCAAAAGCACACCATAAAAGCAGATGAGATAGAAAGCGTTCTTTATGAGAATCCAAAAGAAAGTGTATATGGCATGTTCTATGAAGTTGGTGGTAACGCTGCATCACAGTCACAATTTTATGTCACAGATAGTACCAAACACTTTTTAACAGGCTCTTTGTATTTTTACGCAAAACCGAATTACGACTCTATTTTACCTGCTGCAACATATCTTAAAAATGATATTAAGCATATTATGGAAACTATAGAATGGAAAGAATGA
- a CDS encoding tryptophan 2,3-dioxygenase family protein, whose protein sequence is MDELHKFDDIVKQIQEKYTKIDQDTDDHLYGLLYSKPITYWDYIQTDALLNLQIQRTTLPDEMVFIAYHQINELIFKMILWEIDQVAQKEELDVAFFENKIMRVSRYFDMLTTSFNIMREGMEIEQYMKFRYTLTPASGFQSAQYRMIEFASTELINLIDYRFRKTIDRNTPFEHAFEHLYWQAAGKDYKTGKKSTLLVNFEKRYKGDFIRFMQTYNTKNLWSRFKELPQKDQKNEDLIKAMRHFDYTVNITWVMAHYNAARHYIESGTGDGEATGGSDWKKYMHPKYQKRIFFPELWSEEEITNWGENI, encoded by the coding sequence ATGGATGAATTACATAAGTTTGACGATATCGTTAAGCAGATACAAGAGAAATACACAAAAATAGATCAAGACACCGATGATCACCTATATGGCTTGCTTTACAGCAAGCCTATTACGTATTGGGATTACATACAAACCGATGCGTTGCTAAATCTTCAAATACAACGCACAACTCTTCCAGATGAAATGGTATTTATAGCATACCATCAAATTAATGAGCTCATATTTAAAATGATCTTGTGGGAAATTGACCAGGTCGCTCAAAAAGAAGAACTTGATGTCGCTTTTTTTGAAAATAAAATAATGCGTGTTAGTAGATATTTTGATATGTTGACGACCTCCTTCAATATTATGAGAGAAGGTATGGAAATTGAGCAATACATGAAATTTCGATATACATTGACACCTGCTAGCGGATTTCAAAGTGCGCAATACAGAATGATTGAGTTTGCATCTACAGAGCTCATCAACCTTATAGATTACAGGTTTAGAAAAACCATAGATAGAAATACGCCTTTCGAGCATGCCTTTGAGCATTTATATTGGCAAGCTGCTGGAAAAGATTATAAGACAGGAAAAAAATCTACGCTCTTGGTTAATTTTGAAAAGCGCTACAAAGGAGATTTCATCCGTTTTATGCAAACATATAACACAAAAAATCTTTGGTCTCGTTTTAAGGAACTACCACAAAAAGATCAAAAAAACGAAGATCTTATTAAGGCCATGCGTCATTTTGATTATACAGTAAATATCACTTGGGTAATGGCACATTATAATGCTGCTAGACATTACATAGAAAGTGGTACAGGTGATGGTGAAGCAACAGGAGGGAGTGACTGGAAAAAATATATGCATCCAAAATATCAAAAACGCATATTTTTTCCTGAACTTTGGAGTGAAGAAGAAATAACAAATTGGGGGGAAAATATCTAA
- a CDS encoding DUF3108 domain-containing protein, with amino-acid sequence MKNVLLIIGIIFCLQPSFAQKKSAFQDGEWFKFEMSYSGFLKAGNATLSVDETTLQGKPVYHVTGKGWTTGAIKWFFKVKDRYESYFDKNTGVPYKFIRKIDEGGHTKDIEINFDQIKREAIVENKKNKTTNTFTTEQDVQDMVSAFYYLRNNYETNNIKEGDVVELDMFFDEENFGFKLKFLGRETVDTEFGKIKTLRFRPYVMAGRVFKEQESLTLWVSADENKIPLKIKADLAVGSLRADLVEFKGLKHYFPIQFD; translated from the coding sequence ATGAAAAACGTACTACTTATAATTGGAATTATATTTTGTCTGCAACCTTCTTTTGCCCAAAAGAAAAGTGCATTTCAAGATGGTGAATGGTTTAAATTCGAAATGAGCTATAGTGGTTTTCTTAAGGCAGGCAATGCAACCTTATCTGTTGATGAAACAACTTTACAAGGTAAACCTGTATATCATGTTACCGGAAAAGGTTGGACGACGGGAGCGATTAAGTGGTTCTTTAAAGTCAAAGATAGATATGAAAGCTATTTTGATAAAAACACTGGTGTACCATATAAGTTTATTAGAAAAATTGACGAAGGTGGCCATACAAAGGACATAGAGATTAATTTTGATCAAATAAAAAGGGAGGCTATTGTTGAAAACAAAAAAAATAAAACAACAAATACCTTTACAACAGAGCAAGACGTACAAGACATGGTGTCTGCTTTTTATTATCTTCGTAATAATTATGAAACTAATAATATTAAAGAGGGAGATGTTGTAGAATTAGATATGTTTTTTGACGAAGAGAACTTTGGTTTTAAATTGAAATTTTTAGGCAGGGAAACTGTCGATACAGAATTTGGTAAAATCAAAACGCTTAGGTTTAGACCTTATGTTATGGCTGGACGAGTTTTTAAAGAACAAGAAAGTTTGACACTTTGGGTAAGTGCAGATGAAAATAAAATTCCACTAAAGATCAAGGCAGATTTAGCTGTAGGTTCTTTAAGAGCAGATTTGGTGGAATTTAAAGGATTAAAACATTATTTCCCGATACAATTTGACTAA